Proteins from a single region of Seriola aureovittata isolate HTS-2021-v1 ecotype China chromosome 9, ASM2101889v1, whole genome shotgun sequence:
- the LOC130175231 gene encoding protein lifeguard 2-like — MTQGKLSLANKTTNGSSSGQALVAPAPPSYEEATAGTSAPCYNDVEMLTEFTWDDRNIRRVFIRKVYAILMIQLLVTLAIVALFTFCDPVKDYIQANPGWYWASYIVFFVTYVTLSCCSAPRRQFPWNLILLAIFTLSLSYMTGMLSSFYNTKSVVMCLGITAAVCLLVTVFSFQTKFDVTSYQGVLFVFCMVMFISGLVLALVLPFQYVPWLDATYAVLGAILFTMFLAFDTQLLMGNKRYTMSPEEYVFATLNIYLDIIYIFSFFLQIFGTKRE, encoded by the exons ATGACACAGGGCAAG CTTTCTCTTGCAAACAAGACCACCAATGGCTCCTCCAGTGGACAGGCCTTAGTGGCACCAGCTCCTCCCAGCTATGAGGAAGCCACTGCGG GCACCAGTGCTCCTTGCTATAATGATGTGGAGATGCTCACAGAGTTCACCTGGGATGATCGCAACATCAGAAGGGTCTTCATCCGTAAG GTGTACGCCATCTTGATGATCCAGCTTTTGGTCACTCTTGCTATTGTGGCTCTCTTCACATTCTG TGACCCTGTGAAGGACTACATTCAAGCCAACCCTGGGTGGTACTGGGCCTCTTA CATTGTGTTCTTTGTCACCTATGTGACCCTGTCTTGCTGCTCTGCACCAAG GAGGCAGTTTCCATGGAATCTGATTCTGCTTGCCATCTTT ACCCTGTCCCTCTCCTACATGACAGGGATGTTGTCCAG TTTCTATAATACCAAGTCAGTGGTGATGTGTCTGGgcatcacagcagctgtttgcCTCCTGGTCACAGTCTTCAGCTTCCAAACTAag TTTGATGTGACATCATACCAAGGTGTGCTCTTTGTCTTCTGCATGGTCATGTTCATCTCTGGACTGGTGCTGGCACTCGTCCTTCCCTTTCAATAT GTACCATGGTTGGATGCCACCTATGCTGTCTTGGGAGCCATACTGTTTACCATG tttTTGGCGTTTGACACCCAACTTCTCATGGGGAACAAGCGGTACACCATGAGCCCGGAAGAGTATGTCTTTGCCACTCTCAACATCTACCTAGATATCATCTAcatcttctccttcttcctccaaATCTTTGGAACAAAACGAGAGTAA
- the mfsd5 gene encoding molybdate-anion transporter, translating to MLVTTYLAIIFLLALCVGLEITARRLTPPQSTPTALANPAFRRFQSIFLRAYLLALWADWLQGPYLYKLYRHYSFLESQIAILYVCGLASCVLFAPFSGWLPQALGRRQTCLLFCLSYSACCLTKLSRDYFVLIVGRVLGGLSTSLLTTSFEAWYVYRHVDVHDFPKEWIPSTFTKAATWNHGLAVGAGLVANLLAEWLHLGPVAPFLLAVPCLLCCGWVVLTDWGKEEAEGGPEGGKQTLLLGTPNGGVTRLSAKARFSRSCHEGLRCLMSDRRVMLLGGVQALFESVLYIFVFLWTPVLDPHGPPLGIVFSCLMAASMAGSLLYRLATSTRYRLQPGHVLCLAVLMAFFSLFMLTFSTAPGQPRPHESFLAFLLLELACGLYFPAVSFLQGRVIPEEKRAGVLAWFRVPLNLLACLGLLALHGEVSGTGGGEGGSGTRHMFGGCAIMMLAALMAVVSLFTLGRNDTDLRLEGTRGEGEMY from the coding sequence ATGTTGGTAACAACATATCTTGCCATCATTTTCCTGCTTGCCCTGTGTGTCGGCCTTGAGATCACAGCACGCCGCCTCACCCCACCTCAGTCTACTCCTACCGCTTTAGCCAACCCAGCCTTCCGTCGCTTCCAGAGTATATTCCTCCGGGCATACCTTTTGGCTTTGTGGGCAGACTGGCTCCAGGGTCCTTACCTCTACAAACTTTATCGCCACTACAGCTTCCTGGAATCCCAAATAGCcattttatatgtgtgtggCCTGGCTTCCTGTGTTCTGTTTGCTCCTTTTTCAGGCTGGCTCCCTCAAGCCTTGGGCCGCAGACAAACATGTCTTCTCTTTTGCCTGTCCTACTCTGCTTGCTGTCTCACAAAGCTGTCCAGAGActactttgttttgattgtgggCCGTGTCCTGGGGGGTCTGTCCACATCCCTGCTCACCACCTCATTTGAAGCCTGGTACGTGTACCGACATGTAGACGTCCATGATTTTCCCAAGGAGTGGATCCCCAGCACCTTCACCAAAGCCGCTACCTGGAACCATGGGCTTGCTGTTGGAGCAGGGCTGGTGGCTAACTTGCTGGCTGAGTGGCTCCACCTTGGGCCAGTGGCTCCCTTTCTCCTGGCTGTCCCCTGCCTGCTGTGCTGTGGTTGGGTGGTACTAACAGACTGGGGCAAGGAAGAGGCTGAAGGAGGTCCTGAAGGGGGCAAACAGACACTTCTCCTTGGCACTCCAAATGGAGGTGTGACCCGATTGTCTGCGAAGGCCCGGTTCTCACGCAGCTGCCATGAGGGACTGCGCTGCCTGATGTCCGACAGGAGAGTCATGCTCTTGGGTGGAGTGCAGGCTCTGTTTGAAAGTGTCctctacatttttgttttcctgtggaCCCCAGTACTGGACCCTCATGGGCCTCCTTTAGGAATAGTGTTCTCTTGCCTGATGGCTGCCAGCATGGCTGGCTCCTTGCTGTACCGCCTAGCCACCTCCACTCGCTACCGTCTACAGCCTGGCCATGTGCTATGTTTGGCTGTGCTGATGGCTTTCTTCTCCTTATTCATGCTGACCTTTTCCACCGCCCCAGGCCAGCCTAGACCTCATGAATCCTTTCTAgccttcctgctgctggagctTGCCTGTGGCCTCTACTTCCCAGCAGTCAGTTTTCTCCAGGGCAGGGTTATCCCAGAGGAGAAGAGGGCTGGTGTGTTGGCCTGGTTCCGGGTGCCTCTGAACCTGCTGGCCTGCCTAGGGCTGCTTGCCCTCCATGGGGAGGTATCAGGAACaggtggaggggagggtggCAGCGGCACCAGACACATGTTTGGAGGCTGTGCCATCATGATGCTGGCAGCTTTGATGGCCGTTGTTAGTCTGTTCACCCTGGGGAGAAACGACACAGACCTGAGACTGGAGGGAaccagaggggagggggagatgTACTGA
- the nr1d4a gene encoding nuclear receptor subfamily 1, group D, member 4a codes for MDNSPGGGGGVILYAGSSGSASPSPGSPSSGYQTQSPSSHSQPSSPEEVTLTEIGPLKQRAAGCTTPSSKLIFQFPEVYSSPSVAATPQHTYAHPIAGKRPCGFTGTFTKTGGMVLLCKVCGDIASGFHYGVHACEGCKGFFRRSIQQNINYKMCVKNENCLIMRMNRNRCQHCRFKKCLSVGMSRDAVRFGRIPKREKQRLLDEMQSYMNSLNESAAMDMDSSSVRDAPPSPEDGNSKEAIGAISRAYRDIFTSSNTSSQERVAKRANITTNKNTFSQDANFPQVSSHPNSTQSYQSCPVAPATLCPVVPNDNQPTFHNVDNNRYTYLVSTNQNHHQSNGTTPQRGSSADHNSFRNAGSATNQPSCPWKLAQGAKVLACPLNACPVSGVERTSQEIWESFSHCFTPAVKEVVEFAKGIPGFQELSQQDQVMLLKSGTFQVLMVRFCTLFNAEERTVTFLNGQTYPLSTLRALGMGSLLDAMFEFSEKLGSLRLEPDEMALFMAVVLVSADRSGISDMWAVEQLQEGLIRALRSLITQRRPDDTALFPKLLLRLPDLRTLNNLHSDKLLAFRIDP; via the exons CCTCTGGCAGTGCCAGTCCCAGCCCTGGCAGCCCTTCCAGTGGGTACCAGACGCAGTCACCCTCTTCGCACTCCCAGCCCTCATCTCCAGAGGAGGTTACCTTAACAGAGATTGGGCCACTGAAACAGAGGGCAGCTGGGTGCACCACTCCATCCTCCAAACTGATATTCCAGTTCCCAGAGGTCTACAGCAGCCCCTCAGTAGCAGCCACTCCACAGCATACCTACGCACACCCCATCGCAGGAAAGAGGCCGTGCGGTTTCACGGGAACTTTCACCA AAACAGGTGGGATGGTCCTGCTTTGCAAAGTCTGCGGGGACATAGCATCTGGCTTCCACTATGGAGTCCATGCATGCGAAGGTTGCAAG GGTTTCTTCCGCCGCAGCATCCAGCAGAACATCAACTACAAGATGTGTGTGAAGAATGAGAACTGTCTGATCATGCGCATGAACCGAAACCGTTGCCAGCACTGCCGCTTCAAGAAATGCCTCTCTGTTGGCATGTCAAGAGATG CTGTACGTTTTGGCCGCATCCCtaagagagagaagcagcgaCTTCTGGATGAGATGCAGAGCTACATGAACAGTCTAAATGAGTCGGCCGCCATGGACATGGACTCATCTTCGGTGAGGGATGCTCCCCCCAGCCCAGAAGATGGCAACTCAAAAGAGGCCATTGGGGCCATCTCCAGAGCCTACCGTGACATCTTCACCAGCAGCAACACCAGCAGCCAGGAGAGAGTAGCCAAGAGGGCTAACATCaccaccaacaaaaacacctttTCTCAGGATGCCAATTTCCCTCAAGTCTCATCTCACCCCAACTCGACCCAGAGTTATCAGTCTTGCCCTGTTGCCCCTGCCACTCTATGCCCAGTTGTCCCTAATGACAACCAACCTACATTCCACAATGTGGATAACAATCGCTACACCTACTTAGTGTCAACAAACCAGAACCATCACCAGTCTAATGGAACAACACCTCAAAGGGGCAGCTCTGCCGATCATAACAGTTTTCGCAACGCAGGAAGTGCCACAAATCAGCCCTCCTGCCCATGGAAGTTAGCTCAGGGAGCTAAAGTGCTG GCCTGTCCTCTCAATGCGTGCCCTGTATCAGGGGTAGAGCGTACGAGTCAAGAGATATGGGAATCATTCTCTCATTGTTTCACTCCTGCTGTCAAGGAGGTTGTAGAGTTTGCCAAGGGCATCCCAGGATTTCAAGAGCTTAGCCAACAAGACCAGGTCATGCTGCTCAAATCAGGCACCTTCCAG GTTCTGATGGTGAGATTTTGCACATTGTTCAATGCTGAGGAGCGTACGGTGACCTTTCTAAATGGCCAAACTTACCCCCTGTCTACCCTGCGGGCTTTGGGCATGGGTTCCCTGCTGGACGCAATGTTTGAGTTCAGTGAGAAGTTGGGTTCCCTGAGGCTAGAGCCTGATGAAATGGCTCTCTTCATGGCTGTGGTGCTGGTCTCTGCAG ACCGTTCTGGGATCTCGGACATGTGGGCTGTAGAGCAGCTCCAAGAGGGTCTGATTCGTGCCCTACGGTCACTGATTACCCAACGTCGTCCAGATGACACCGCCCTCTTCCCCAAACTCCTCCTGCGCCTGCCGGACCTGCGCACCCTCAACAATCTGCACTCCGACAAACTTTTGGCCTTTCGCATTGACCCTTGA